The sequence AAAAACTCGACCGAGACTTAATCGCGCTGGCTCAACAAGAAGTTCATAAAAGTCCAGATTGGTGGCGGCAGGTTGGGTCTGCCCTTGTAATTAAAAGCGTGCCACCGCTGGTTGCCCACAATCGACCGCCGTTGGCTGGTGATTACACCTTTGGCGCCTTCGGCGACCCACGCAGTAATTTTGATGCCGGCCAAAGTTTTGAACTATCGAAAATCTTACATTCCGAGACAGCCGTCATCGCTGAAGCGGCCAAGCGCGGGCTAGCCACCAAGGGGGCCTCTATGTACGTTACTACATTTCCTTGCCCGGTTTGCGCCAAACTTATCGCTGCTGCTGGAATTAGTAAAGTTTACTACCAAACTGGTTATTCCCTGCTTGATGCCGAGGATGTTCTGGCCGCCGCCAGAGTTGAATTAATTCAGGTGGAAACAAAAACCCCCCGTCCGCACTAGGCAGACGGAGGGCTGGAACGCTGGGCTGAGCCCATGTAGAACTTGACGGGCTCGCACTTTGGGTCGCTGACCACCAGCTGGATGTGCAGGTGCTGGATGGTGGCACCGGTAAAGCGGGGGTGGCCGTTTCTAACCCCTAAAACGTAGTAAGATAGGCCACATTCGGTCACGGCCTGATCCAAGATGGTCCAGAAGTTGCGTTGAGCGGGCACTGAGAGCTCGTGCATGGCATTGGCATGCTGCCTGGGGACCAACATGACGTGCTGCAAAGCTCCGGCGTATGGGTACTCGTTCACCAGTAGGGCCCAGCAGTCCGATTTAGACAAAATCTTCTTCTTGAATGAAACCCCCCCTGGGTATTCCAGTAAAACCTCGGGTTCAGGTGAGTCCGTCCAGCTTTCAGGACAGAAGATGCAAATGCCAGCCTTTTCTAGTTCAACCATTTCGTCGTGCTGAGCCTGAGAACGAGCATTTGGCAAGTAGTAGAGCGGTCCGCCAACGTCGTTGTGGGCTATCACGGCTTCCTCCGCATGGTCACGAATGTGCAAGTGTATTTGTTGTCGTCATCAGCTGGGTGGGTTTGGAGGTTTTCCAGTTTCCAATCTTCAACGCTGTAGAGTGGAAAGTAGGTATCGCCAGCAAACTCTTTGTGGACAAGCGTTAGGTGCAAGGCGCTAGCCATTGGCATCGCCAAGTGGTAGATCTCAGCGCCACCAATCACAAAGCAGCTGTATGGGCTAGAAGCCATTTCAGCTAAGGTGTCCAAGCTGGCTACTTCGGCTCCATCGATGGCGCCACTGCGGGTCAGCACGTAATTGCGGCGCCCTGGCAGTGGCCGGAACCGTTCCGGCAATGACTCCCAGGTTTTTCGACCCATCACGACTGGATGACCAGTCGTCAGCTCACGAAAGTGCTGCATGTCAGCCGGAATCTGGCCCTGCCAAGGCAACTTTCCGCGATTGCCGATGACATTGTTACGGCCGATGGCCGCCACGATCTCGATCATGTCGACACCGGGATGTCGTTCATAGCTGGATGCGGATCGTAATCGCTGAGCTCAAAGTGCTCTCGCCGGAAATCCTTTAGGCAAGTTGCCTTTAGCCCAGCATCACCTAGTCGAACTGTCGGCAATCGACGCGGTTCACGCACCAGCAACTCCTCGACATTGTCGAATTGGTCGGCGTAAATGTGCGCGTTCCAAATACTGTGGTAGAACACACCGGCCTCGAAGCCAGTCAGGTGCTCCAGCATTAAAACTAGAGCGGCATATTGAGCCATGTTGTGAGGACCACCGACCGGAGTGTCGCATGACCTCTGCCGCATGCCAAGGTGGATGCGACCCTTCAGGATATGGATAAAGACGTCGCCGTGGCAGGGCGCAATGGTCGTCTTTTGGTAGCCATGCACCAGCCGGGAGTTTTCCTTCGGCATCCAAATGGCAATCCGATGGATACGATCATGCGGAAGCCTGATGATTTGATCAACGATGTTCTCGATCTGATCGAACAATGAGCCATCGAGGGTCGGGAAGGCAGTCATGGCCGGGCCATAACTAGCTGGTCCGATAACGCCCGGCTCAAAGCCGAATAGGGCACACTTGTCTGGATCGGTCCAAGCATGCCACCAGTCGGCGCCGAAATCCGCCAATTCATCGACCGTCTGGGCACCGTTCATGAAGCCACAGAGCTCACCAATGCCTTTATTCCAACTCTTTTTTGGACCCAGGCTGCGATCGGGAATGACCGGAAAGCCGTTGCGCAGATCAAAGCGCATATGCAGATCAAACAACGTTCTGGCCGGTACACCCTGCCGAGTTTGCTCGGCATCTTCGCCTTCGCGCATGATGCGCTCAAGCAAATTCCGGTACTGACTATCGGGCAGGCGATCCTCGTACGGGAGATAGTCGGGCATGTTATCCTCTTGGTCGTAGGTACGCTTTAAGAGGACGTCCCCCTAAAAAGCTGACCTCATCCTAGCAAACTATCTGATCATTTGTAAATTTGTTCAAAACCATGAATCAAGACTAATGATTGCTCTAAATAATATTTGATGTTATTCTTACCCCGAAACGAGGGTGGTTTCGATCCTACCAGGGGGTGATCCCATGCCCGGACGCTATATTGTCTTAGAAGGCGGTGAGGGCGTCGGGAAGACGACCCAAGCCCGAGTTTTGCGTCAGCGGCTGGCAACGTTTGGAGTCAAAGCCATTGGTTTCATGGAGCCAGGGCAGACGCCAATTGGATACCAAGTCAGAGACTTGTTGTTAAACCGTTCTACCGAAGTTAATGACAAGGCCGAGGTACTGTTGTTTAACGCCGCCAGGGCTCAAGGCATATCGATTGTTCGGCAGAAGTTGATGGAAAATGTTTGGGTAATAGCGGATCGCTGTTACCTTTCAACTCTGGCTATGCAGGGTTATGGCCGGGGCTTGGACATTGCGGAGCTCGAGACCATCTGTCGATACGCCACTGATGGCGTCGAACCCGACTTAATCATGGTGCTGAGCTGCTCGCTAGAAGTTTTGCTTGAGCGCAGAGGCAGCCGTGGAGTCAAAGATCACTTTGAGCGTTTATCAAATGATTTCCATAGTCGGGTCAACGCTGGTTACGCTCAACTGGCCCGCGATTACTCTTTGCCGGTGATCGATGCCGATAGCTCGGTTGAGAGCGTACACGAGTGCATTTGGCAAAACGTCCGCCCGATAGCGGAAAAGTTTCTAGTGCGACCCGAGGGGGTCTAAATCCTCTCGGGTCGTTGACATTTAACCCCATATTCGCTATTATTCATTGGATCACCGAAGACCGTAGCCGTCGTAAGACTTAATCTGCTACCGAGGCGAAAACAATTATTGTTTTTAACTTGTCTTTGGCTGATGCCAAAGTTTTTTAATTGGGAGAACCTAGTGGCTATAACCAGAGCCGAAAAAGAAGCGGTTGTTGAGCAACTCTCTAGTGATCTGAGCCGCTTTAAGCTGGCCGTCTTAACTGACTACCGAGGACTTAGTGTGGCCGAAATCAAAGAGCTGCGCCAGGCCCTGAGTGCAGAGGGCATTAGCTACCGTGTGACCAAGAACACTCTGCTGCGCTTGGCTGCGGCCGCTAGCCCCACCCTCAAGAGCATTGATCCGGCTAGTTTCAGTGGCCCGATGGCGCTAGCCATTGGTTTTGATGATGAGGTGGCACCAGCTCGAGTTATCTTCCAGTTCGCCAAAACGCATGAGGCGCTAGAAATTGTGGGAGCGCTAACACCCGATGGTCGCTTGCTCAGTGCCGCTGAGGTCAAGGCTCTAGCTCAAATGCCCAGCCGCGATCAGTTACTGGGCCAAGTGGTTGGCACCATTGCCGCCCCACTCAGTGGTTTAGTGGGAGTACTTGGGGCAAATGTTAGATCAATCGTTAATGTATTAAATGCAATTAGTAATTTAGAGGAGAAATAAGATGGCTGATGAAGCTAAAGCAGAAGCAAAAGAACCTGAAGTAAAAGCAGACAAGAAAACCGAGGTGCCGAAGAAGTTTAAGGATCTAGTTGAAACTATCGAAAAACTCAGCGTTTTAGAACTGAGCGAACTAGTTCATACCCTGGAAGACCACTTTGGCGTTAGCGCTGCGGCTCCGGCTGCGGCCATGGCTGCTCCGGCGGCTGCTGGCGCGGATGCCGGTGAGGCCGCTGAAGAAAAGACGGCCTTTACGATTGTACTTAGTGCCGCTGGTGATCAAAAGATCAACGTCATTAAGGCCGTGCGCGAAATCACCGGTCTGGGCCTAGCCGAGAGCAAAGCCTTGGTTGATGGCGCACCTAAACCGATCAAAGAAAACGTGCCTAAGGCTGAGGCCGATGAGGCCAAAACCACTCTAGAAGCCGCTGGCGCTAGCGTCGAGCTGCAATAAAAGCCTTCCAAACCTGAGAGCTAAGTGTTAGCATGGTTGCAAGAATTGGGAATTGTAAAACAAAGGCCAAAACGTGGCAGAACTTAGCGATAAGCAGCTAAAAACTCTAAAGAAACTAATCGAAACCGCCGAAACCAATCTGGCTGGCGCCAAGGAACTATTGGCTAGTCTAGTTGGTGATGAAAAAACGGCGGTTTCGCCAATTGTGCCTAGCGAATCAACCGCTGGTAAGGTCATTGAGGGCACTTTTGATGGTCAAAACATGCATGGTCCGGACGAGAAAGTTTATCCGGTGCCCGCCAATTACGCCTCTAAATCCAAGTTAGTCCAAGGCGACATTTTGAAATTAACTATTTCCGATGATGGCTCGTTTATTTATAAGCAAATCGGCCCAATCGAGCGGAAAAAAATTATAGGTACTCTGCAACTAAAGGACGGCCAATACACCGTCGAAGCCCAAGGCAAGCCCTACCGTGTGCTGTTTGCTAGCGTCAGCTACTTCCGCGCCCAACCTGGCGATCAAGTCACAATCGTAGTACCCCAAGAGGGCGAAGCCGACTGGGCCGCCATCGAAGCCGCGTTGTAAGTTCTTCTAATCTTTTTGCACGTTGACTATTTAATAAAACATAACTAGAATGACGTCTGCCCTAGGGCGTTTTTTATGTCAAAGTATCACCTAATTGCGATATTTTTAACGCTTTTCGACTTCCTAACATTGTCGGTTGCGTCATTAATTAATCCGACATGTATTGACGAGGAAACCGCGTTCAATGATGACTTTACAATTCTGATTCCAATCTTTGGAGACCTCAGGTACTTAAAAAATATAAAATTCCTGCAGAACTATGGCAAAAGAGTACTGCTCTGCTCTACAAATCAAGAGTCTAATGAGTTTAATCGTGAAATCAATCAAATTGCGAGGGACTTCGGTTTTAGAATACATCGATCTTCAATCCGTAAAACAAACGGCAGAGTCAAGCCAAACCCTTGGAAGCTATTTACAAAAACCCTTTCTAACTCCCGCATTACAACTGATGCCAGAGATGAAATAATTGCAAACAGCTTTGTTGTTGTAAAAACAAAATTTTGTATCTTCCTAGATGGTGACACGGAGTCAAACGATAGTTTGTATCGGCTAGTGGGATTGATGGACGAGAAAAACTACGACATTGCTTCAGTTCGAGTGCTTGTGGCTAAACCCACTACTCTAACAGAAAAACTTCAAGCTATAGAATATCAATTCGCCATGGACGCTCGTCGCGTATATCCGTGGCTCACCTCTGGAGCATGTATGGTCGCAAAAACGAAAGTTATCCGCGACATCATGCAACACCATTCACTTTTTTTTAGTGGTGGAGACATAGAAGTAGGGAAGCTGGCAAAATTATTACATTATAGGGTTGGTCATCTGGCCTTTGAGTTTTTCACTGATGCCCCGTCAACATTTGCTGCTTGGTTTAGACAGAGAATGGCTTGGGCTGGCGGGGGCTTCAGACACTCGATCATTAATGGATATAAATATACATGGCGCCATCCTTTTTATTTCCTGTACTTTACGGTCGTTGTCTACGGGTTAGTAGCAATCAGGTGGTATGATGCTATAAGGTTTTATAGGTTAATTCCCGCAGTCATTGTGGTGTATTGGATTTTATTGTTTGCCTTCAGATGGAAAAACCGATCTTGGTTATTTTTTTTATTTCCTTTCTATGCATTAACCCAAGTAATGCTAATCGTCCCGTTGGGCATTTATAGATACACGGTTATGGCCGTACAATCGCGCAATATTGGAATAATCCGGCTGCGCGATAAACCTAGCCGAAAGCGAGCTAGAGTACGAAAGCAGCGTACCGGGATAACTGAGATGCCGAGGGGTAACCAATTTATACCTCAAAGTAGAGCTACACGTTTGGGTTAAAATAGCTTGCGCTCAATAAACAGGCTGACTATAGCGAAAGTAACTTTTCCACCGCTTATCAACTGGGCAAAGCTTGGCGGGCAAGGGTATAATAGGAGCTAAGATAAGGGGAGAGGGTAGACTTGTCCGAACTTGCACTCTATCGCAAGTATCGCTCCACCACTTTCGACGAGGTGGTTGGTCAGCCGCATGTAGTTATGACACTCAAGAGTGCTATTGCTGCTGGGCGGATTAGTCATGCCTATTTACTGACTGGGCAGCGCGGCGTCGGTAAAACCAGTGTAGCTAGGATCCTGGCCCGCAGCCTGAACTGTTTGAGCGATGGCGAAAAGCCCTGTAACACTTGTAATAACTGTACGGCTGCCCTCAATGGTAACCTCGATATTATTGAAATCGATGCCGCCAGCAACCGCGGCATTGATGAAATCCGGGATTTAAAAGAAAAAATCAACCTGGCGCCGAGCCTAGGCCAATATAAGGTCTACATTATCGATGAGGTCCACATGTTAACCGATGCGGCTTTTAACGCCTTGCTCAAAACCCTGGAGGAGCCACCGGCCCATGCCGTCTTCATTATGGCCACTACCGAAGCCCATAAATTACCAGCTACGATTATATCCAGAACCCAACGCTTCAATTTGCACCAAATCGAAGTCGCCGACATCAACGCCCACATCACCATGGTCGCCACCCGCGAACAAATTGGGGTCACGCCAGAGGCTCTAGCCATGATCGCTTCCGCCAGTGGTGGCAGCATCCGTGATGCTTTAAGTTTACTGGATCAAGTCTCAGCCCTGGGCGGCGAAGTCACCGCCGACGACGTTCGTCAACTCTTGGGTTGGGGTAACGACGAAGAAATCACCTGGCTCTACCAAGCCATTATCGATGGCCAAATGGCGGCCGTCTTAGGCCAGATCGATCAACTCTACGATAATGGGGCCCAACCCAGTCAGGTGATTAACCAGCTCATTAGTGTGGTGCGGGCCGATCTCAGGCGCAAGCTCTCCGAAGGTCAACCAGCCGGCCAGCTCCTAGCCTTAATGGAAAGCCTGATTGCTGCCACCAAATCGGCTCTGCCCCAATACGCCTTAGAAACAGCCATTGCCCGCTATTCGCAAACCAGTCCACCCGCCGTCACCGAACCAATAGCTGCTCCCGCCAAGG is a genomic window of Candidatus Saccharimonadales bacterium containing:
- the rplL gene encoding 50S ribosomal protein L7/L12, which codes for MADEAKAEAKEPEVKADKKTEVPKKFKDLVETIEKLSVLELSELVHTLEDHFGVSAAAPAAAMAAPAAAGADAGEAAEEKTAFTIVLSAAGDQKINVIKAVREITGLGLAESKALVDGAPKPIKENVPKAEADEAKTTLEAAGASVELQ
- a CDS encoding thymidylate synthase; the encoded protein is MPDYLPYEDRLPDSQYRNLLERIMREGEDAEQTRQGVPARTLFDLHMRFDLRNGFPVIPDRSLGPKKSWNKGIGELCGFMNGAQTVDELADFGADWWHAWTDPDKCALFGFEPGVIGPASYGPAMTAFPTLDGSLFDQIENIVDQIIRLPHDRIHRIAIWMPKENSRLVHGYQKTTIAPCHGDVFIHILKGRIHLGMRQRSCDTPVGGPHNMAQYAALVLMLEHLTGFEAGVFYHSIWNAHIYADQFDNVEELLVREPRRLPTVRLGDAGLKATCLKDFRREHFELSDYDPHPAMNDIPVST
- the tmk gene encoding dTMP kinase, with product MPGRYIVLEGGEGVGKTTQARVLRQRLATFGVKAIGFMEPGQTPIGYQVRDLLLNRSTEVNDKAEVLLFNAARAQGISIVRQKLMENVWVIADRCYLSTLAMQGYGRGLDIAELETICRYATDGVEPDLIMVLSCSLEVLLERRGSRGVKDHFERLSNDFHSRVNAGYAQLARDYSLPVIDADSSVESVHECIWQNVRPIAEKFLVRPEGV
- a CDS encoding dihydrofolate reductase — protein: MIEIVAAIGRNNVIGNRGKLPWQGQIPADMQHFRELTTGHPVVMGRKTWESLPERFRPLPGRRNYVLTRSGAIDGAEVASLDTLAEMASSPYSCFVIGGAEIYHLAMPMASALHLTLVHKEFAGDTYFPLYSVEDWKLENLQTHPADDDNKYTCTFVTMRRKP
- a CDS encoding glycosyltransferase family 2 protein; this encodes MSKYHLIAIFLTLFDFLTLSVASLINPTCIDEETAFNDDFTILIPIFGDLRYLKNIKFLQNYGKRVLLCSTNQESNEFNREINQIARDFGFRIHRSSIRKTNGRVKPNPWKLFTKTLSNSRITTDARDEIIANSFVVVKTKFCIFLDGDTESNDSLYRLVGLMDEKNYDIASVRVLVAKPTTLTEKLQAIEYQFAMDARRVYPWLTSGACMVAKTKVIRDIMQHHSLFFSGGDIEVGKLAKLLHYRVGHLAFEFFTDAPSTFAAWFRQRMAWAGGGFRHSIINGYKYTWRHPFYFLYFTVVVYGLVAIRWYDAIRFYRLIPAVIVVYWILLFAFRWKNRSWLFFLFPFYALTQVMLIVPLGIYRYTVMAVQSRNIGIIRLRDKPSRKRARVRKQRTGITEMPRGNQFIPQSRATRLG
- the rplJ gene encoding 50S ribosomal protein L10, with translation MAITRAEKEAVVEQLSSDLSRFKLAVLTDYRGLSVAEIKELRQALSAEGISYRVTKNTLLRLAAAASPTLKSIDPASFSGPMALAIGFDDEVAPARVIFQFAKTHEALEIVGALTPDGRLLSAAEVKALAQMPSRDQLLGQVVGTIAAPLSGLVGVLGANVRSIVNVLNAISNLEEK
- a CDS encoding deaminase, which gives rise to MARIVVSYIPALHQGYINFLVKYPGDLLVLGQELVHESPRLDRDIRAMDPKGVATMIQSLELMKSVQVLDDPKSLKALIDSDFILPDEDVNRRFAERYLSKAKVALVPVFLRWDMPASLSKQVVDPKRKVSVEKLDRDLIALAQQEVHKSPDWWRQVGSALVIKSVPPLVAHNRPPLAGDYTFGAFGDPRSNFDAGQSFELSKILHSETAVIAEAAKRGLATKGASMYVTTFPCPVCAKLIAAAGISKVYYQTGYSLLDAEDVLAAARVELIQVETKTPRPH
- the dnaX gene encoding DNA polymerase III subunit gamma/tau; the encoded protein is MSELALYRKYRSTTFDEVVGQPHVVMTLKSAIAAGRISHAYLLTGQRGVGKTSVARILARSLNCLSDGEKPCNTCNNCTAALNGNLDIIEIDAASNRGIDEIRDLKEKINLAPSLGQYKVYIIDEVHMLTDAAFNALLKTLEEPPAHAVFIMATTEAHKLPATIISRTQRFNLHQIEVADINAHITMVATREQIGVTPEALAMIASASGGSIRDALSLLDQVSALGGEVTADDVRQLLGWGNDEEITWLYQAIIDGQMAAVLGQIDQLYDNGAQPSQVINQLISVVRADLRRKLSEGQPAGQLLALMESLIAATKSALPQYALETAIARYSQTSPPAVTEPIAAPAKAAAEPLASPAAAEPKPPKAIEPEPRPTPEAAAPTPSPNQNDFDVRWMKALAEVKAHNNSLYALLCSCDTKQTETGIELISRFSFHRDRLMEPKNLAIIEAGIKQAFGREIPLVAHLANQAPPAKSTESSEELISSALEILGGEVVE